The following are from one region of the Ochotona princeps isolate mOchPri1 chromosome 4, mOchPri1.hap1, whole genome shotgun sequence genome:
- the LOC131480104 gene encoding olfactory receptor 8B8-like isoform X1 yields MKIIGKMASGNDSSVTEFVLLGLTQQPELQLPLFFLFLGIYVMAVVGNLGLIVLIVLNPHLHTPMYYFLFNLSFVDLCYSCVIIPRMLMSFVKVNIIPYAECLTQLFFFCFFVINEYYILTCMAYDRYVAICKPLLYKVIMSPQICLVLTVWVYAMGFVGAVAHTTCMLRLSFCNEHIINHYMCDIAPLLPLSCTITYVNELVIFVVLGINTAVPSVTLFVSYSRILCSILHIRSSHARSKAFSTCSSHIITVCLFFGSAGLTYFKPFPGDSLAQGKLFSIFYTIVGPMMNPLIYSLRNKDVHVALSKMMKQKLVFS; encoded by the exons ATGAAGATAATTggaaa AATGGCCTCAGGAAATGACTCTTCAGTGACTGAGTTTGTCCTGCTGGGATtaacacagcagccagagctgcagctgcccctcttcttcctgttcttaGGCATCTATGTCATGGCTGTGGTGGGGAACCTGGGCCTGATTGTTCTCATTGTTCTGAACCCTCACCTGCACACTCCCATGTACTACTTTCTCTTCAACCTTTCCTTTGTGGATCTCTGCTACTCCTGTGTCATAATACCCAGAATGCTGATGAGTTTTGTGAAAGTGAACATCATCCCCTATGCTGAGTGCCTCACTCAgctctttttcttctgcttctttgtaATCAATGAGTACTATATCTTGACATGTATGGCCTATGACCGTTATGTGGCCATCTGCAAGCCCCTGCTGTACAAGGTCATCATGTCTCCTCAGATCTGTCTTGTGTTGACAGTGTGGGTGTATGCAATGGGAtttgtgggtgctgtggcccacacTACGTGCATGCTGAGACTCAGCTTTTGTAATGAGCACATCATCAATCATTACATGTGTGACATTGCTCCTCTCCTCCCGCTGTCATGCACAATCACCTATGTCAATGAGTTGGTCATTTTTGTCGTGTTGGGCATCAACACAGCCGTTCCCAGTGTCACTCTGTTTGTTTCCTATAGCCGGATCCTCTGTAGCATCCTGCACATCCGTTCTTCTCATGCCAGGTCCAAAGCCTTCAGTACCTGTAGCTCCCACATAATAACGGTGTGTCTTTTCTTTGGATCTGCAGGACTTACATACTTCAAGCCTTTTCCTGGTGACTCTCTGGCTCAAGGAAAACTGTTTTCTATCTTTTACACCATTGTGGGTCCAATGATGAATCCTCTCATCTATAGCTTGAGGAACAAAGATGTACATGTTGCATTGAGTAAGATGATGAAGCAGAAATTGGTCTTTTCTTGA
- the LOC131480104 gene encoding olfactory receptor 8B3-like isoform X2, giving the protein MITMASGNDSSVTEFVLLGLTQQPELQLPLFFLFLGIYVMAVVGNLGLIVLIVLNPHLHTPMYYFLFNLSFVDLCYSCVIIPRMLMSFVKVNIIPYAECLTQLFFFCFFVINEYYILTCMAYDRYVAICKPLLYKVIMSPQICLVLTVWVYAMGFVGAVAHTTCMLRLSFCNEHIINHYMCDIAPLLPLSCTITYVNELVIFVVLGINTAVPSVTLFVSYSRILCSILHIRSSHARSKAFSTCSSHIITVCLFFGSAGLTYFKPFPGDSLAQGKLFSIFYTIVGPMMNPLIYSLRNKDVHVALSKMMKQKLVFS; this is encoded by the exons ATGATAAC AATGGCCTCAGGAAATGACTCTTCAGTGACTGAGTTTGTCCTGCTGGGATtaacacagcagccagagctgcagctgcccctcttcttcctgttcttaGGCATCTATGTCATGGCTGTGGTGGGGAACCTGGGCCTGATTGTTCTCATTGTTCTGAACCCTCACCTGCACACTCCCATGTACTACTTTCTCTTCAACCTTTCCTTTGTGGATCTCTGCTACTCCTGTGTCATAATACCCAGAATGCTGATGAGTTTTGTGAAAGTGAACATCATCCCCTATGCTGAGTGCCTCACTCAgctctttttcttctgcttctttgtaATCAATGAGTACTATATCTTGACATGTATGGCCTATGACCGTTATGTGGCCATCTGCAAGCCCCTGCTGTACAAGGTCATCATGTCTCCTCAGATCTGTCTTGTGTTGACAGTGTGGGTGTATGCAATGGGAtttgtgggtgctgtggcccacacTACGTGCATGCTGAGACTCAGCTTTTGTAATGAGCACATCATCAATCATTACATGTGTGACATTGCTCCTCTCCTCCCGCTGTCATGCACAATCACCTATGTCAATGAGTTGGTCATTTTTGTCGTGTTGGGCATCAACACAGCCGTTCCCAGTGTCACTCTGTTTGTTTCCTATAGCCGGATCCTCTGTAGCATCCTGCACATCCGTTCTTCTCATGCCAGGTCCAAAGCCTTCAGTACCTGTAGCTCCCACATAATAACGGTGTGTCTTTTCTTTGGATCTGCAGGACTTACATACTTCAAGCCTTTTCCTGGTGACTCTCTGGCTCAAGGAAAACTGTTTTCTATCTTTTACACCATTGTGGGTCCAATGATGAATCCTCTCATCTATAGCTTGAGGAACAAAGATGTACATGTTGCATTGAGTAAGATGATGAAGCAGAAATTGGTCTTTTCTTGA